Proteins found in one Triticum urartu cultivar G1812 chromosome 4, Tu2.1, whole genome shotgun sequence genomic segment:
- the LOC125551744 gene encoding myb-related protein 2-like, producing MYHHQQQLQSHNQLLASRQTFPSERHLLLQGGIIPGESGLILSTDAKPRLKWTPELHDRFVEAVNQLGGPDKATPKTIMRLMGVPGLTLYHLKSHLQKYRLSKNLHVQANVGNSRTAAGCTIATEKQSEGNGSPVGHHLNTQTNKSMHIGEALQMQIEVQRRLHEQLEVQRHLQLRIEAQGKYLQSVLEKAHETLAKQNTGSGGLETAKMQLSELVSKVSTECFHNAFTSFEEIEGSQMLRRQTMQLGDGSVDSCLTACEGSQKDQDILSMSLSAQKGKEIGGMAFDLQMKERGHEDLFLNKLSRRPPNHHEGHERRDSLSMTYQATKLDLNMNDTNNGTQNSKKFDLNGFSWS from the exons ATGTATCATCATCAACAACAGCTCCAGAGCCACAACCAGCTCTTAGCTTCTAGGCAGACTTTCCCTTCAGAGAGGCACTTACTTTTGCAAGGAGGAATTATTCCAGGAGAGTCAGGGCTTATACTCTCAACTGATGCTAAACCCAGGTTAAAATGGACCCCTGAGCTACATGATCGTTTCGTGGAGGCAGTAAATCAACTCGGCGGACCAGACA AAGCCACCCCAAAAACCATTATGAGGCTCATGGGTGTCCCTGGACTAACATTATATCATCTTAAGAGCCACCTCCAG AAATACAGACTAAGCAAAAATCTCCATGTTCAAGCCAATGTCGGAAATTCAAGAACTG CCGCAGGATGCACCATAGCAACAGAGAAACAATCTGAAGGAAATGGATCGCCAGTCGGCCACCACCTTAATACACAGACAAACAA ATCAATGCACATAGGTGAAGCCCTACAGATGCAAATTGAAGTGCAGCGACGGCTACATGAACAACTGGAG GTGCAAAGACACCTGCAACTCCGGATTGAAGCACAAGGGAAGTACCTACAATCAGTGTTGGAAAAGGCACACGAGACACTTGCAAAGCAGAATACAGGCTCGGGTGGTCTAGAAACTGCAAAGATGCAACTATCAGAATTGGTCTCAAAAGTATCAACAGAATGCTTCCATAATGCTTTTACAAGCTTTGAGGAGATTGAGGGATCACAGATGCTACGAAGGCAGACCATGCAGCTTGGTGATGGATCAGTTGACAGCTGCTTAACTGCATGCGAGGGCTCACAAAAGGATCAAGATATCCTGTCAATGAGCCTTTCTGCTCAAAAAGGAAAGGAGATTGGAGGCATGGCATTCGATCTGCAAATGAAAGAAAGAGGACACGAAGATTTGTTTCTCAACAAGCTAAGCAGAAGGCCTCCAAACCACCATGAAGGACACGAGAGGAGAGACAGCTTGAGTATGACATACCAGGCAACGAAATTGGATTTAAACATGAATGACACAAATAATGGAACTCAGAATAGCAAGAAATTCGATTTAAATGGGTTCAGCTGGAGCTAG